A genome region from Fervidobacterium changbaicum includes the following:
- the wecB gene encoding non-hydrolyzing UDP-N-acetylglucosamine 2-epimerase: MKVLSLVGARPQFIKEAVLHKEFEKAGIQEILVHSGQHYDFNMSDVFFQVLEIRKPDYYLSVGSGLHGEMTGKIMIEFEKIVLEEKPDVILVYGDTNTTLAGAIVGAKLKIPVAHVEAGLRQEPKDMPEEINRVLTDRVSKYLFCPTKLAVENLKKEGIEQGVYFVGDVMYDLFLMMKPLFKYDVYEAAGLEEGKYIVMTLHRDFNVDNKEKFEKILKEVAKVAEKVKVVFPVHPRTRKRISEFGLDEYLKDILVIEPIDYLNLMGLVEKSWKVITDSGGLQKEAYFAGKRAVVVMPDSGWRELVETGWNILADGEGIYDAVFSTEEKPYPTGLYGNGDAGNRIVEILKQ, translated from the coding sequence ATGAAAGTCCTATCCTTGGTCGGTGCAAGGCCGCAGTTTATTAAGGAAGCTGTTTTACACAAAGAGTTTGAAAAAGCAGGCATTCAAGAAATTCTCGTCCACTCTGGTCAGCACTATGATTTCAACATGAGCGATGTGTTTTTCCAAGTGCTCGAAATTAGAAAGCCCGATTATTACCTCAGCGTGGGTTCTGGACTGCACGGTGAGATGACCGGCAAGATTATGATCGAGTTTGAGAAGATCGTGCTTGAAGAGAAACCTGATGTGATACTTGTCTACGGCGATACAAACACAACACTTGCAGGGGCGATTGTGGGAGCAAAGCTCAAGATACCCGTTGCACACGTTGAAGCTGGCTTAAGGCAAGAGCCGAAAGATATGCCTGAAGAGATAAACCGAGTGCTCACAGATAGAGTTTCTAAGTACCTGTTCTGTCCGACTAAACTGGCTGTTGAGAATTTGAAAAAAGAAGGTATAGAGCAAGGAGTTTATTTTGTCGGTGATGTGATGTACGATTTGTTTTTGATGATGAAACCGTTGTTTAAGTACGACGTATATGAGGCGGCAGGGCTTGAGGAAGGAAAGTACATAGTTATGACCCTTCACAGGGATTTTAATGTGGACAACAAGGAGAAGTTCGAAAAGATTTTGAAGGAAGTTGCCAAGGTTGCCGAAAAAGTTAAAGTTGTGTTTCCGGTTCATCCAAGGACAAGGAAGAGAATCTCAGAATTTGGACTCGATGAATATTTGAAGGACATCTTGGTTATAGAACCTATCGATTATCTGAATTTGATGGGCTTAGTTGAAAAGTCGTGGAAAGTGATAACTGACAGCGGTGGGTTGCAAAAGGAGGCGTATTTTGCTGGTAAGCGTGCAGTAGTTGTGATGCCAGACTCTGGATGGCGTGAACTGGTGGAAACAGGATGGAACATATTAGCTGATGGTGAAGGGATATACGATGCGGTGTTTA
- a CDS encoding glycosyl transferase family 1: MKKVLVIGYMHPKDDKRVHRTVKALSKVAHVFYQYLTDMPEKEYRDGNIHYLPIEWHENVNANAFVKLWKRRKLDKKIVDLIENSDYDILYMHHFLPSKPIEPFVYAKKKGKRIVYDVHEYHPENFLSNFSGIIGKLKTAIMRSIFERQIELSDKLVFVSYEQMEYSLRGRKKECLVVPNYASIVLSSTEKEKSIVYVGKITRALGEEEQVVKELIRQGFIFKIVGMDSKAFSNINHICTGFLPYEEMMKEISKASFSLVSFKTTGREDYKNDLWSLPHKFFDSLAASTPVIVSDRFVSLRRVVEELGVGVVINPKDVDGSVRKILEAYKEYDKLLADVERYKDRFVWDERKEKEFIEFVLG; encoded by the coding sequence ATGAAGAAGGTACTTGTAATAGGCTACATGCATCCAAAAGATGATAAGCGTGTGCACAGAACGGTGAAAGCACTCTCAAAAGTTGCACACGTGTTCTATCAGTACTTGACCGATATGCCTGAGAAAGAATACAGAGATGGGAACATACATTATCTTCCCATCGAATGGCACGAGAATGTGAATGCAAACGCTTTCGTTAAGCTTTGGAAGAGGCGAAAGCTCGATAAAAAGATAGTGGACTTAATAGAGAATTCGGACTATGATATTCTTTACATGCACCACTTTTTGCCTTCAAAACCAATTGAACCTTTTGTGTATGCAAAAAAGAAGGGGAAAAGAATAGTTTACGATGTGCATGAGTACCATCCAGAGAATTTTCTATCGAATTTTTCTGGAATAATTGGAAAATTGAAGACTGCGATTATGAGAAGTATATTTGAACGGCAAATTGAGTTGTCTGATAAGCTTGTGTTTGTGTCTTACGAACAGATGGAGTATTCGTTGAGAGGAAGAAAAAAAGAATGCTTGGTTGTTCCAAATTATGCGAGTATCGTGTTATCGAGTACCGAAAAGGAAAAGTCAATTGTCTATGTTGGGAAGATAACAAGAGCCCTTGGTGAAGAGGAACAGGTTGTAAAAGAACTTATCAGACAAGGTTTTATTTTCAAAATAGTAGGTATGGATTCAAAAGCTTTCTCGAACATTAATCATATTTGTACTGGCTTTCTTCCGTATGAGGAAATGATGAAAGAGATATCGAAGGCTTCATTTTCGCTCGTGTCCTTTAAAACTACTGGGAGAGAAGATTACAAGAATGATTTATGGTCGTTGCCGCATAAATTTTTCGACTCGCTTGCCGCAAGCACTCCGGTGATTGTGAGCGATAGATTTGTTTCCTTGAGACGAGTTGTTGAGGAACTTGGCGTAGGTGTGGTGATTAATCCAAAAGATGTTGATGGCTCAGTGAGGAAGATACTGGAAGCGTATAAAGAATACGATAAGCTTTTAGCGGATGTTGAGAGGTACAAAGATAGATTCGTTTGGGATGAAAGAAAAGAGAAAGAGTTCATTGAGTTCGTTCTTGGATAA